Proteins from a single region of Noviherbaspirillum saxi:
- a CDS encoding lipase secretion chaperone produces the protein MKLKTAHVAGGMAAIFVGVAWFAHEDEAPAAKVVVEENLFAFVRPMDGMQLEARPKPDAARTVEVQALVVNTDLRQLFDHFLAEQGEKSLNEVRAEAEREIEQRLQPGPAAEAKRLLGRYLDYQRALEDADKEALPADGTIATLHAQAEAMRYRRARFLSTQEVQGLFGPYDPLGPHALAKLELYQDPALSNEQKAEKIAALEADLQKTGEAAPDEDAQVEASSKVRWQNLADDAHTP, from the coding sequence ATGAAACTCAAGACAGCGCATGTAGCAGGTGGCATGGCCGCCATCTTTGTTGGCGTGGCGTGGTTCGCGCACGAAGACGAGGCGCCCGCCGCCAAGGTGGTGGTGGAAGAGAACCTATTTGCCTTCGTGCGCCCGATGGATGGCATGCAACTCGAGGCTCGGCCCAAGCCGGACGCAGCCAGGACGGTCGAAGTCCAGGCGCTGGTGGTCAATACTGATTTGCGACAACTGTTCGACCATTTCCTGGCGGAGCAAGGAGAAAAGAGCTTGAATGAGGTGCGGGCCGAAGCGGAACGCGAAATCGAGCAGCGCCTGCAACCCGGCCCGGCCGCTGAAGCCAAGCGCCTGTTGGGGCGCTACCTGGATTACCAGCGCGCGCTGGAAGACGCGGATAAGGAAGCGCTACCGGCAGACGGCACGATTGCAACCCTGCATGCGCAGGCGGAAGCGATGCGGTATAGGCGGGCCCGGTTTCTCAGCACCCAGGAAGTGCAAGGCTTGTTTGGTCCATATGACCCCTTGGGGCCGCATGCCTTGGCGAAGCTGGAACTCTATCAGGATCCCGCCTTGAGCAACGAGCAAAAGGCGGAAAAGATCGCGGCGCTGGAGGCGGACTTGCAGAAAACCGGGGAAGCGGCGCCTGACGAAGATGCTCAGGTGGAAGCCAGCAGCAAAGTGCGGTGGCAAAATCTTGCAGACGATGCGCATACGCCTTGA
- a CDS encoding lipase secretion chaperone, translating to MQERSPTCSPSCVQWKARIATYLAERSKLLNAGGTEADRQAVIQQLRQLRFSPQEQLRVPVYE from the coding sequence ATGCAAGAGCGGAGCCCGACATGTTCGCCTTCGTGCGTGCAATGGAAGGCACGCATCGCCACTTACCTGGCCGAACGCAGCAAGTTGCTTAATGCCGGCGGCACGGAAGCGGATCGCCAGGCTGTCATCCAGCAATTGCGCCAATTGCGTTTTAGCCCGCAGGAGCAATTGCGTGTGCCGGTCTACGAATAA
- a CDS encoding Ig domain-containing protein: protein MASKICIALFVVLAAIALPSCGGSDDAAPAACQTHPPLPVVKVSYPNDSAPVGANVNVAPSIDVTAGDGLDGAILRFDLIGGTLPSGLSLNPTTGRISGRVAGFPGSFSYTVRVSADCFTGSVTTSAVFFVR from the coding sequence ATGGCAAGCAAAATATGCATCGCACTGTTTGTCGTGCTCGCAGCAATCGCTCTGCCAAGCTGTGGCGGAAGCGACGATGCGGCGCCGGCTGCATGCCAGACACACCCACCTCTCCCCGTCGTAAAGGTTTCCTACCCGAATGATTCGGCTCCTGTCGGGGCGAATGTCAATGTTGCGCCGTCGATTGATGTAACGGCAGGCGATGGCTTGGATGGCGCGATACTGCGATTCGACCTTATCGGCGGCACACTCCCCAGCGGTCTTTCGCTCAATCCGACCACGGGGCGAATATCCGGAAGAGTCGCCGGATTTCCAGGTAGCTTCTCCTACACTGTCCGCGTGTCCGCAGATTGTTTTACTGGCTCGGTTACCACCAGTGCAGTTTTCTTTGTCAGATGA